Part of the Ignavibacteriales bacterium genome is shown below.
AAAATATGGAAAAACCTCGTTTAAATTTCTGGCAAATTTGGAATATGAGTTTCGGATTTCTAGGGATTCAATTTGGTTTTGCGTTGCAAAATGCAAACGTTAGCAGAATTTTCGAAACACTTGGAGCAAGCATTGATTCAATTCCAATCCTGTGGATTGCTGCTCCAACAACCGGACTTATCGTTCAGCCAATTATTGGATATATGAGTGATAAAACCTGGGGAAGACTTGGAAGAAGAAGACCATATTTTTTAACAGGAGCTATTCTTGCATCGCTTGCTTTAATAGTTATGCCTAATTCGCCAGTGCTTTGGGTTGCAGCAGGAATGCTCTGGATTATGGATGCTTCCATAAATATTTCAATGGAACCATTCAGAGCTTTAGTCGCAGACCTACTACCGTCACAGCAACGGACAACTGGTTTTGCAGTTCAAAGTTTTTTTATTGGAATTGGAGCAATTGTTGCCTCAGCACTTCCCTACATTTTTACAAATATTTTTGGAATAAGCAATACCGCACCACATGGGAAAATTCCTCCTTCAGTAGTATACTCTTTTTATATTGGCGCTATTGCTTTCTTTGGTGCTGTAGGTTGGACTGTTTTCAGAACAAAAGAATACCCACCTGAAAATTTAGAAGAGTTTAATCGATTAAAGAAAGATAAAATTGGATTTGTACAAGCGTTTAAAGAAATACTAGAAAATTTTGTAAAAATGCCAAGAACAATGATTGAGCTTGCATTCGTTCAATTCTTTTCCTGGTTTGCATTATTTGCAATGTGGATTTATACAACGTCCGCCGTAACCCATCATATTTATGGA
Proteins encoded:
- a CDS encoding MFS transporter; the protein is MEKPRLNFWQIWNMSFGFLGIQFGFALQNANVSRIFETLGASIDSIPILWIAAPTTGLIVQPIIGYMSDKTWGRLGRRRPYFLTGAILASLALIVMPNSPVLWVAAGMLWIMDASINISMEPFRALVADLLPSQQRTTGFAVQSFFIGIGAIVASALPYIFTNIFGISNTAPHGKIPPSVVYSFYIGAIAFFGAVGWTVFRTKEYPPENLEEFNRLKKDKIGFVQAFKEILENFVKMPRTMIELAFVQFFSWFALFAMWIYTTSAVTHHIYGTTDVTSAAFNEGANWVGVLFSVYNGFAAVTAFILPWLAKRTSRKTVHMISLVAGGLGLASFYVIKNPQLLILSEIGIGLAWASILSMPYAILAGAIPSQKMGVYMGIFNFFIVIPQITAAAVLGFIVRNLFANEAIYALLIGGASLFVAALLVLLVNDVDEVKERR